Below is a genomic region from Rhododendron vialii isolate Sample 1 chromosome 5a, ASM3025357v1.
TATATAAGTTTCAATTAATCAATGCAGCAAATGACAATGACAATTACGGATGACAATAATGTCACTTGAATCGACGGTTAAGTctatgtgtgggtgtgtatatggGTGTGCATGTGGGTGTGGTCCTAGAATTTCCGTACCCAAATGGAGtgagaaaaaattgaatagaaatAAAACAGAGCGCCATAATTTAcaataaattaaaaacaatcaaatccatATATGCACAAAATTTTCCCAATCCCCTTgctgtaaaaacaaaatataaggAATTATATGTGCAAATCCTgaaagaaacaaaatcaaatgaaTAAATGAACCCGAGAAGAAATTAAAGACATGgcaaaaacagagagagagagagagagagagaggtggttgaGGATCATACAACGCCGCCGTAGgatggcagagagagagagagagagagagagagagagagagcgagagagagagagaggtggttgaGGATCATACAACGCCGCAGGCGCCATCACAGGTGCAACCGCGGCTGCCGCTGCCAGTGTCGCCGTGGGGGCGGGGTTTGGAGCTGAGGCAACAACACATGAGACccaataaaaacataaaagcCCAAGCTGTGACCAAAGCTTGTACCCAATTCATGTAATACCCCATgatcttcttctctcctccctTTTCAATTTCCACCAATTTTGGAGTATCATCTTAGCACTGAATCTGTTTCTTGTTGCTCATCTCACACCCCACAAAACATGGTACTGTACAATGGAAACTTCCACCtttctcgagagagagagataaagagaatgGGTTATACATataagagcaagtacatcagGTGGGGTAAAATGACTTTATAGCTATTTTACATAAGGAAAACACTCAAAAACAAGCAACAGCAAAGGAGCTAAAAGAAGAGGTAAATTGACTTTGCTGAAATGGTTCGGTAAATGTACCGAACCCCTATACATAAggcttttcatttctttattagtttttctctctctcactctcactctctctctctctctctcttcccaaaaaagaaaaagggtaatAAAAGTAATAGgattttaataaagaatatgttaaataaatagtattggtgtagtgttgaaagagatgtgagtaggtaaaatgaaaaaaatgtattatttactAGCAATTTTACAAAAcaactgataaacttgctctaaaaTGCTTTGAAACCCAAGACGTAAGACCTGAAACttaagggcttgtttgttttggtatttggattttggattttgagtgaagagagagaaatgtgagtaataattgagagaaaattttaattaaagAGTGTGCAGAGCAAGAGTTCAAAATCCCAAATTCCGAACCAAACAAGCTAAGAGTTTATATCGTCTAAAGTCTCAAACTTTAGATAGTCTATGTACTTTAAATATTTGTGAGACCAATTTATATGGGTTCTATCTCAGATTTACGTGAGTTCCTCTAGTGGATAGTAGAATTAGCCCACATGAAACCAAAAGTTactaaaaacatatacatatttgTAAGCGATTGGAGAAAGAGGAATGGAATAAAGGTGTTAAAATTTGGAAGAAACGTTGGCTCACCTGGGTTGAGAAATTTGAAAGAGGCCAAAATAACACGGGCCACTTGGAAAACGAACCGCGTTTACAATGTCTCTAAAGTTCTCattaaaataaaatgttatggacaCAGACGAAAATATATAAATCTTTAACACAGATGTAttcgaaattattcaatgcaTATAGACTCTGTATCTACCATGTGTGACCCACCTGCATTAAATAGTTTCGAACACATCTATGTCTGGTTTTGTACACCTCCTTTTGTGTCTATAGCGTTGGTGTCGAAAGAAATTGTGGTGGGTTAATGGTTATCAGAAATGATTcatgcacagcagctgtgcacagcggccgttttctcccgcctcgggtcgcgcaaagataatcggagccgccctaaattctgaagtgattttgggtgttttgttaacgcctctaacgatatcgaacgaagcttcttttttacagagaccttaaacgacctattttaaacaaaatgagcgactccgatcatctttgcgcgacccgaggcgggagaaaacggccgctgtgcacagctgctgtgcacgtagcacagcccAATGGTTATCAATTTCCGGGTTGGTGCACAtgctgtgcagtgaggtgcacaatACCGTATTGTGCAGCTCTGAGTCGTCGAATTGTGCAtcgaacggctcggatctcatcttgacAACCAATGATCGAGAGTCATTCATTGCTGAAATGAGATCCGAGCTGTAGGATGCACAatctgacggctcggaggtgcgcaacaCGGTGCTGCACACACCAGCATCATCCCCAATCCATCAATTTCAAGAAGTTAAACAAAGGGTTTATTTGGGTTGCTTTTTGTCACTCCACTATTTTACGAACACATATATTCTCTTCGCCCCATATATAATATAGGgctcttctatttttttagaatcaaAAGATAATCTTTGTACATAATTTCTAAAGAAAAATTACACTAATTTATTTAAATAACTAATTGAGATATTCACAATTTGTGAAAAACTTGAACAATCGTCCAGGAAACTACACAGTTTTTAATAACGTGCACTATAGGTCCTGGTGAGATCTTAAAATTCGGACCCGAGATAAGTGCAATGAAGTTCCCTATAGATGACTATGTGAACTAAAGACAACAATACTTATTGACGAATAGGCAAAATAACTTATGTACATATTCATTTcatctaccaaaaaaaaattgaaagatttagTGATAGGTCCATTATAGACATTTTATAAGCTCACAAATCCACCTAATAATTTTGTAAAGCTACAAGTCCACACAACCTAAACCCTATCGTGTCCTTCTTCGAGTGGTTAACGAATGAAGAATCATTTTTGAATTGTATCAGATCATATACTAGCAACATTTGATGGAAAATAAACCTAAACAAGCGcttaaaaatgtgtttttgaaAGACTTGACATGTCTAAAATTCACTCACATTACATTATactcaaataattttgaaaaaaaaaaagcgctaTAGGGACTGATCGATCTCCTATCGAAATCGCACCAACGGCTGCGCcaggccatctccggccaccggacaaccgatccgagccgtccaaaaattctataaaaaaaaatgaggaggcCCAAGCGGGAATTAAAGGCATCCAATGTGTatagggtgtttgatccaaacaccatatttttcatgtatatacatatacatatatagatgaaaaatagggtgtttggatcaagtaccttacacacatcggatgtcgttgatttcCATGAGgacccccttgttttttttttttttagaatttttgaaaagCTCGAATTggctgtccggtggccagagacggcctaGCGCGACCATCGGTACAATTTTGGGCTAAGAAGGGCAGAGTCCATTTTGACTCCCTGTGAGTATCGTCATGTGCAGATACTCCCCTCATGATTCAAAACTGATTACATAATCTacctgtgattttgaaaatgtacgaatagaccccctgccgtcatgttttccatttaTATTAACgaatacaacattaaaaaaccgatataccctcatcatgtctcttgattcttttttctttttttaaatctaactataccatcccctataccaaaaattaaatctaaaccgttgatattgtaaattttgacgagtactacatctatgccaaaattcaagtcaatcaaaaaatgaaaaactcatggtcaaatcgattttgttatgaaattaaaatttcaaatttgaatttattaaaaattagatcactagGTTATTGATGTCtaatcgagatgattttttacagagatactctattctttatatAATACATTACGAATGACTCAAAATATATTCTAGAAgagtgtgagatacacctccgttaatatggatagAAAACATGACGGCAAGGGGTCTATATggacattttcaaaattacaggtaggttatgtggtcagttttgaaccatgagggggATATCCGTacatggcgataaccacagggGATGAAAGTAGACTTTGCCATTGCTAAAAATTACTAGACaccgcctcctcctcccccaCCGGCGCCACCACCACATCCACCTCCCCCACCGGTGCCACTACTTCCTCCTATGCCTCCTCCGCTACCACCACATCCGCCGCCACCGTGATGACCATGGCCATGGCCATGACCATGGCCTCCACCACCACATCCGCTGCCACCGTGATTATGATGACCATGGCCTCCAccgtggtggtgatgatgatgatgatgaccaTGACCATCGCCTCCTATGTCTCCCCCGCCACCGTGGTCTCCAGAACCCTTGACGCAACTCACGATGCAACCAAGAATTAAGACGACGCCGAAAATTACCCCAAAACCAATCGGGATACCCGGGAATGGGAATCCACTGGTCATTGCTTTAGGTGATGTGTTGTTTTTGCTTAAATTGCTTCCCTTGCCAAAACCAAAAGCTACAACAACGTTTGTCTAATCCTCTATATATGTTGCTTTAAAGTTTAATCCTGAAGCCACTATGCATATTTATAGCCGTACGTCGTTTCCTTAATCACCTTCACGCATCACAAAACATTTGAGATTGACGTTTTGAATAAGTCTTACATACTAAAAAACAAATAGAtactatatatacacatatatgaCTATACGTATATCCAAAAAAAGCAATCACAGATGCGATTTGAACAAGCGTGTACATATAattcgatgtgttattattctacATACATACGCGTGATTGTCACGGCACGAAATCCAGAAGCGCCTCACATATTATATATGACGGATCTATCAATGTAAACAGTAAGATGAAGCGAACCTAGCATGGCCCCACAAAGTAAGaatttgttgtaataatgaaATCAACAGATCATTGATGACGGGATGATAGCAATCTTAAAAACATTCAGTGAAAACTCCACGAACATAAATTTCATTTAAAAATGTTGactgaaaaattctcccttaaTTCCTAGTTGTGCACCTCATCTGTTAGAATCCTTACATATACTAAATAATATTGTGATCATATCGTGATATTGAGAtttttgatttgattgtaattgattaCGATTTTATTGTAATTAGAATGATTCCTTCTATAGTTAGGTTCATTCCCCTTGTATATAAATAAAGATCTCATTATACGGTTTCATtatcgaattcaataaaatataTCTTCTCTCTTATTTTATACACCCTTAAAATCAGCTGAGTTTGATGTTTTGAAGATTCTTATCTCCCATACATGCAATAAAAATCAAGGTTTTTTCAATCCTTCCATTGTTTCCTGCATTATCCGACCAAACACCAAGACctttgaaaataaattctttataccatcggtgtaaacatttgttttctccaaatcaattacatcgtgtaacgttgcaaaacagtggaTGATGACGCGGTGCAATAAAATCGATTGATTTTGAGGAAacaagaatttaatctctttcaAGATAATCGTGTCAGGGATGTTTCCGGTACtgaaaaaatttgtaaattttatttgtggttgagaagttgtaaggtatttccggtagtgaataagttgttgatggatttgtgagtagagttattatagcaaaaaataataattttattgataatttttttgttagtgaaaataagatggtaaaatactacaaaaatttaactagtgaaaacaaaatgattagatgcgttaagtttttagttattttttttttaagtggaaACACTTTTTTGATCTCTTTGAATGTTCTGTATTCAACGGCCTGTTTTAGTCAGCAATTTGCATTCTCAAAGCTAACCACTCAACTGCCAAATGGAGTTTGGCCTCAAAACTCCAAAGTCTGAACAAAGTAAAAAAGGTCCCGTTTTAGCTATCTTTTTCATCTACTGTATAATTTATTGCCAAAAGTAGTTTCTCCTACCCTAAAACCATTTTTTACCTCCGTTCTCCCTTTGATCTCTTCCATTGTCTCCCACACTATTTATAGTTTAGGAGAATAACCTGATTACAAAGTACTGGCAAAAAGTAATTTACAACTTTTAGCTTATCAGAATGAGGCTCCGTTCTGGAACTcaatataagtatttattttttaaaaaggcaattttaagcaaaaaaataatgtgtttacgcaaataatttttctaccaatatggatattgtttaatagatcttatcgagatcttttattcggtgcaaaaaaaatcaaaaaattatttttcatttacattactttttaatttaaaaatatgaaataaaaacttattttttaaaaaggtattcTGAAGCGGAGCATGAGACGGGGGATATATTTTTTTCAgcatggaaaaggaaaaagagagtcgcattccaaatccaagagataCTTGTAGCAATTGTCAAAGAAGGAATCCAAATGGGTCCAATCTATATGGGCCAACGAGGCCCACTTTAACTCATAGTACACTCAACATCATTGATCATACTGCATTGGCactgaaagaaaacaaaacataacTGACGGTCCACGGAAACAATAATTCGAAAGGGGGGACTCGGATGCTACACAATGACGATGAGATTTAGATTTTTGAATTGCCAAAcagatggtttggatgatgCACAACACGGTGTTGTTCACCACCCGCACAACACCATTTCTGGTTCCAatatttaccttcttttttgtttgatgacTCAATTTTTGAGGGTCCCAACTAAAGTCACTTGCGAGAGTCCCAACTAAAGTCAGAGCAAAATTCTGTATAGACTATCTCCAAATATTGATAGCAACTGAGTGGTTTCCAACCTAGAACTTTGAAAGGGAGTAAACTCCTAAATCCCAAGTCATGACTACTAATTAGGTAATTGCATTCTCTGTAATCTTGGATTTAGATCGCATCAAATAGTTTAAAATCTCGATCGTTCATCTAGATTAGACTATTAACATAAGTTTAGTACaatattatgttaccatatTTTATAGGTTTTATTATTACATTTTCTGTTTAGACTAAGTTATTATTCatgttttctagggttttgttttttgttttttttaatcttattcATGCTTTCTAGTTAGCCTAAGTTTACTTCCTTAGATCTTTTAGGTTTTTTGGTCACCAAATTTGCAGCCTATATAAATAAGTCATGTTAAAGTTATCTTTTAATTTGGACGTGAATGGAATACGCAATGGTTTACGAAGAAATTTCTGTGTCCACACAAGCTTCCAATTTGTCTTTACCCCACtggacatgattttttttatttgttacaACTGACAGAAGAATACAAGTATTAGAATTACATTAAACTGGAAATAAGTCTACAAGTACACAAGGGAACAACACGTACACGCAGATGAAAAAATTCGAACACGTAATGATCTAATAATGAGATACAAGAGTCGTAGCTAACTGAACTAGAATCATGGGATTTTGGTTGTACAATTTGTTGGAGTGAGTTGGCAATTGCAAAATATCATGTTTTGAGGGCCCAAGAGTTTACCCAAAGGTTTCTAATTGTGAAATATCAACTACCGGATCCCTCATAATCCTCAATCAGATCCTTCCACGTTACTCAACTATTTTACAAACACATATATTCTCTTTGCTCCATATTTATAATATAGGGCTCTTCTAACTACAACACAAACGGCCTATTGCAAAGAAAGTATT
It encodes:
- the LOC131327893 gene encoding uncharacterized protein LOC131327893 — its product is MTSGFPFPGIPIGFGVIFGVVLILGCIVSCVKGSGDHGGGGDIGGDGHGHHHHHHHHGGGHGHHNHGGSGCGGGGHGHGHGHGHHGGGGCGGSGGGIGGSSGTGGGGGCGGGAGGGGGGGV